The Brevibacillus humidisoli DNA segment AAATCAGACATGTTGGCGATGGCATCTTTGGCGTAGGTAATGGCCAGATGAAAACTGTTCATCGCCAGTACCATCAGCACCAGATAAGTGATGGCATAGGCAACGGTGCTGACGGTGTTTCGCTCAAAGGCACTCTGCATCGTCTCCAAGATCATCGCAAAGACGGTAATGATGATGATCGAACTGAGCAGCTTGCCGTTGGTCAGCACCTCGTGGAAAAAGTATTTGAACAGTCCTTTCAGAACACCACTTACGGTGAGCTCACCGTCTTGAAACAGCAGCTGCATCAGACCCGGCGCTTGCAGATCTGGCAGATAGCCCTTGTACTCCTGCAGCGTCTTTTTCCAAAACTGCTCGATTCTCTCTGTCTGCAGATGCTCTGCCTGCTGGCGGACCAGCTGATCGATCGGGCCCCCGCTTTGCGAATCGACGAAAGGCTCAGCGAATACCAATTGCGGAACCAACACCAACGGAAAAAAAAGCAGGAACCAAAGCAGACGTGTCACCGGCATCCCCCTTTCTGCCTAAGCCGGAAGCAGGCCGACAACCGTCTCAATGATGATTTGTACAATCGGTACAGCCATCACCAGAATCAGTACCTTACCTGCCAACTCGATCTTGGAGGCGATCGCACCTTGACCCGCATCACGGGTGATCTGTGCGCCAAACTCAGCGATGTAGGCGATGCCGATAATCTTTAAGATCGTCTCCAGAAAAATCAG contains these protein-coding regions:
- the spoIIIAD gene encoding stage III sporulation protein AD codes for the protein MEIVQIVGLGIVATILALVIKEQKSMFAFLLTIVSGVIIFLFLIDKIAEVIRVLERLAVQADLNLIFLETILKIIGIAYIAEFGAQITRDAGQGAIASKIELAGKVLILVMAVPIVQIIIETVVGLLPA